Within Bacteroidota bacterium, the genomic segment CAATAATCTTTTGAGAAATTGTATCTGAGCCGCAATTATTAGTTGCTATCAAACTTATATTATATGTTCCTGGTTTGCTGAACGTATGAATGGGATTTGTTTGAGTGTTTTGTGGCTTTCCATCTCCAAAATTCCAAACATATGTAGAAGGATTAGGCGAAGATGTTTGGTTAATAAATGATACCTGTAGCGGAGCACATCCGAAATAAATAGATGCTGAAAAAGCTGCAATTGGTTTGCAAATCACGGTAACATTTTGCAAAGCAGTATCACTTGCTCCGCAATTTTCTAAGCCAATAATTGTGATAGTATAATTGCCAACGGCAGCATATACGTGACATGGATTTTCTAATGTACTTGTAGTTCCATCTCCAAAATCCCACAGATATGAATCATAAAATTTAAGAGGGCTATTGAAGCAATTGTTTTGGTTTACGCAAACACGTCTTGTTTGTGAAGACACAACTAATGCTGACAATATCAACATAGATAAAAATAGCACTATATATTTTTTCATTGGAAAGATTTTGAATTATAGGTTATAACTTTTGTATGAGATAAGAAATAATACATTGAGCCAGATACTATTATTAATCCTAAAGAAATAAATTGATGTACAGTTAAACCTAAGGACACTTTTTCATTTATGCGAATAAACTCTATGAAAAAACGAAAGAAGGAATTAAAAAATAAAAAAGCACAAAACACCTGACCTAAAAAGTGTTTGTTCTTTTCTAATCGGATTAGAAATAACAATAGTACAAGATGTAGAAGAATTTCATATAAAGGAGTTGGATGAACGGGAAGTATATTTGGTGCTGCGCCATAGGGAAAATACATTCCCCATGGTAAAGTAGTCCATTGTCCGTAACAACTATCTCCCGATAAAAAACAGCCCAACCGACCAATTGCGTATGCTACACAGCATACAAGAGAAGAAAAATCTAAGATTGTTAAAAGGGTTACACGAGGAATGAATTTCATTAATATTGGAATCAAAATCAAAATTAATAACAATCCTCCATACCAACTAAATCCGCCATTATCCAATACAAGACGCATAAAATCCTTAAAACTATGCGAATGGTCACTTATCAAAAACACTTCCGATACAGATAATAT encodes:
- a CDS encoding prolipoprotein diacylglyceryl transferase produces the protein MFPASHIGEFTTSWYTLVAGFLNAIICTFYFIYLYRKKIGHTFPNPILYFVVSIITLIGFVGARILSVSEVFLISDHSHSFKDFMRLVLDNGGFSWYGGLLLILILIPILMKFIPRVTLLTILDFSSLVCCVAYAIGRLGCFLSGDSCYGQWTTLPWGMYFPYGAAPNILPVHPTPLYEILLHLVLLLFLIRLEKNKHFLGQVFCAFLFFNSFFRFFIEFIRINEKVSLGLTVHQFISLGLIIVSGSMYYFLSHTKVITYNSKSFQ